The following proteins come from a genomic window of Paenibacillus spongiae:
- a CDS encoding Gfo/Idh/MocA family protein yields MAASFNRNDGMNYAPVSISKPAPVCGPGEFIFAAMALDHGHIYGQCNGLIEAGGTLKWVYDPDPAKISSFQKAFPDVQVASSPEVILQDPEVRLVAAAAIPSERAALGLKVMDHGKDYFTDKTPFTTMEQVVAARLKAGQTGRKYMVYYSERLHNESAVYAGKLVHEGAIGRVVQVIGTGPHRLNKPSRPDWFFRKAQYGGILCDIGSHQIEQFLYYAGCKDAKVVHSKVANYNNPDYPELEDFGDATLIGDNGATNYFRVDWMTPNGLGTWGDGRTIILGTDGFIELRKYIDIARDKQGDHVFLANHEGEYHYSVGGQVGFPFFGALILDCLNRTEHAMSQEHAFKAGELCVTAQDVAVRVE; encoded by the coding sequence ATGGCAGCATCCTTTAATCGCAACGACGGAATGAACTATGCCCCGGTTTCAATCTCGAAGCCGGCTCCGGTATGCGGGCCGGGCGAGTTTATCTTCGCGGCCATGGCGCTCGACCATGGGCATATCTATGGACAGTGCAACGGATTAATCGAAGCAGGCGGTACGCTCAAATGGGTGTACGATCCCGATCCGGCGAAGATCAGCAGCTTCCAGAAGGCGTTTCCTGACGTACAGGTCGCTTCTTCGCCGGAGGTTATCCTTCAAGATCCCGAAGTAAGGCTGGTCGCAGCCGCTGCCATACCGTCCGAGAGGGCGGCGCTAGGCCTGAAGGTCATGGACCATGGCAAAGACTACTTTACGGACAAGACGCCGTTTACGACGATGGAGCAGGTTGTGGCCGCAAGGCTCAAAGCGGGCCAAACAGGCCGCAAATATATGGTTTACTACAGCGAACGGCTTCATAACGAAAGCGCGGTCTATGCCGGAAAGCTTGTACATGAAGGCGCAATCGGCCGGGTCGTTCAGGTGATTGGTACGGGGCCGCACCGGTTGAACAAGCCTTCGCGCCCGGACTGGTTCTTCCGCAAAGCGCAGTACGGCGGCATTCTGTGCGACATCGGAAGCCATCAAATCGAGCAATTCCTGTACTATGCGGGCTGTAAGGACGCCAAAGTCGTTCACAGTAAGGTCGCGAACTATAACAACCCGGATTATCCGGAGCTCGAGGATTTCGGCGACGCGACTTTGATTGGCGATAACGGAGCGACGAACTACTTCCGCGTGGATTGGATGACGCCGAACGGGTTAGGCACCTGGGGTGACGGCCGGACGATCATTCTGGGTACAGACGGCTTTATCGAGCTGCGCAAGTATATCGACATTGCCCGCGATAAGCAGGGCGATCACGTCTTCCTCGCGAATCATGAAGGCGAGTATCATTATTCGGTTGGCGGTCAGGTCGGGTTTCCATTCTTCGGAGCGCTTATTCTGGATTGCTTGAACCGGACGGAGCATGCGATGTCTCAAGAGCATGCATTCAAGGCCGGGGAGCTGTGCGTTACCGCACAGGATGTAGCGGTCCGGGTGGAGTAG